The nucleotide window TCTCCGATCGGGAAGTCTTCATCCTCGCCGCCGATCTCGTGGAAACCTGCATGAAGGCTTTCGGCATCACCAACTGGAAAATCGTGACCGAAGTCTCGGCCGCATCCCTTGAAAACCTGCGCTGCAAACACCCGCTCTACCCGAGGGAGAGCCTCATTATCCTGGGCACCCATGTCACCCTCGATGCCGGCACCGGATGCGTTCACACCGCGCCCGGCCACGGCCGGGAAGACTATGAAGTCGGCATGAAATACGGGCTCGACACGCTGTCGCCCGTGGATGACGAAGGCAAATTCACCCATGAAGCTGAAGGGTTCACGGGACAGTTCGTATTTGCGGCCAACAAGGCCGTCATCGCCAAACTGCAGGAAACGGGAATGCTGGTCGCCTCGCAAACCATCTCCCATTCCTATCCGCACTGCTGGCGGTGCAAAAAGCCCGTCATTTTCCGGGCGACGCCGCAATGGTTCATTTCCATGGACAAAACCGGCCTGCGGGAGCAGTCCCTGAAGGCCATCGACACCGTGCAGTGGATCCCGAGCTGGGGTAGGGAGCGCATCTACGGCATGATCCAGAACCGGCCCGACTGGTGCGTATCCCGCCAGCGCACCTGGGGGGTGCCGATCGCCATGTTCGTGTGCGAGGACTGCGACGAAGCCATGATGAGCCAGGAAATCAGCGATCATATCTTCGGGCTCTTCGAAGCCAGCGGTGCGGATGTCTGGTTCGAAAGACCGGCGTCGGAACTGCTGCCACCCGGCGTCACCTGCAAGAAATGCGGGGGAACCCGATTCCGGAAGGAAACCGACATTCTCGATGTCTGGTTCGATTCGGGGGTCTCGCATGCGGCGGTTCTCGAAGACCGGCCCTATCTGCAGTGGCCAGCGGATCTCTATCTGGAAGGAAGCGACCAGCATCGCGGCTGGTTCCACAGCGCCCTGCTAACGGCCGTCGGCACCCGGAAGCAGGCCCCATACCGGGCCGTACTCACCCACGGCTTCGTCGTGGATGCCGACGGCAAGAAAATGTCCAAATCGCTCGGCAACGTGATCGCACCCAGGCAGGTGATTGACCGCTACGGCGCCGAAGTACTGCGGCTGTGGGTTTCCGCATCGGATTACCGGGACGACATCCGCATTTCCGACGGGATCCTGGGTCAACTGAGCGATGCCTACCGCCGCATCCGCAACACCTGCCGCTTCATCCTGGGCAACCTCTTCGATTTCGATCCGGCAACCCACCGGGTGGGTTGGGACAAGATCTCCGGCATCGACCGCTATGCCCTGCTCCGGCTGCAGGGGCTGATCGCCAAAACGCGCCAGGCTTATGAAGGCTACGATTTCCACATCGTCCACCATGCCCTCTACCAGTTCTGCACGGTGGATCTTTCCGCATTCTATCTGGATGTATTGAAGGATCGGCTCTACACATCGCTTGCCGATTCGACCGAGCGGCGCACCGCCCAAACCGTCATGTTCGACATCCTGGATGCGATGGTGCGCCTGATGGCGCCCATCCTGCCGTTCACGGCCGATGAAATCTGGGGATTCATGCCTGCATGGCCTCAGAAGGAGGCCAGCGTCCACCTGGCCCTGTTGCCCCGACCCGATGAAACGCTCAAGGATTCGGCGCTCGAAGCCGAATGGGATCGCCTGCTCGAGATTCGCTCAGCCGTCCTGAAGGCGCTGGAAGACGCCCGGGTCGCCAAGGTCATCGGCCATCCCCTCGATGCCGAGGTCGTCATCGCTGCATCCGGCGACACCCATGCCCTTCTCGACCAGCACCAATCGGAGCTCCAAACGATTTTCATCGTCTCGAAGGTCACCCTAAAGCAGGCAGGGCAGGAATTGGACATTCGGGTGACCAAAGCCGAAGGCGCCAAATGCGCCCGCTGCTGGGTCTACGATCCGGCGGTCGGCACGGGAGGCCACCTGGCGGAGCTTTGCCCGCGATGCAGAAAGACGGTCGAAAGCCTTGAAGCATCCCATTGACCGATCCAGCCTGAAGCTGCTGCTGGGCATCTCGCTTGCCGTCATCCTGGCGGATCAGATCACCAAGGCGCTCGTGCTGCAAGCCCTGCCCCATGCCGGAATGAGCATTCCCGTCATCCCGGGGTTTTTCGACATCGTTCATGTCCGGAACCCCGGCGGGGCTTTCGGTCTGTTCGCGGGGCAGAGTCAGGCCATGCGGGCGTTTTTCTTCCTGGCGATCTCGGGCATTGCGGCCATCCTCATGACGGTGTTCTATTTTCAGACCCCGGCGAATTTCCGGTGGCTGCGCGCCGCGCTGGCGCTCGTCATCGGAGGCGCCATCGGCAACATCATCGATCGAATCCGCTTCGGCGAGGTCGTCGATTTCATCGACATCTATGTCAAGAACCTGCACTGGCCTGCCTTCAATGTGGCGGACAGCGCCATCACCATCGGGATGACCCTCGTGGTCTTCCACGTTCTCCTGAACCGACTACCGGAATAAGGTCGCATGCATCCCATTCTTTTCCATTACGGCCCGATCACCCTTTACACCTACGGGTTGATGCTCGCCATCGCCTTCATCGCCGGCATCAGCATCGCCAAGAAGGAAGGGGTGCGCCTCGGCATCGACCCGAACCGCATCCTCGATCTTTCCTTCTACATTCTCGTATCGGCTGTGGTGGGATCGAGACTGCTGTTTATCCTGACCGACCTTGACCATTTCATCGCCAATCCGCTGGATATGTTCCGGATCTGGAACGGCGGTCTGGTGTTCTACGGCGGATTCATCGGAGCCGGCCTCACGGCTTACTTGTATATGCGCCATGCGGCGCTCCCCTTCTGGACGACGGCCGACGCCCTAGCCCCTGCCGTCGTCCTGGGTCAGGCCATCGGCAGGATCGGCTGTTTCAATGCCGGATGCTGCTACGGAAAGAGCTGCACCCTGCCCTGGGCCGTTACCTTCAGCGACCCCAACAGCCTCGCCCGCCTGAATGTTCCCCTGCACCCCACCCAGCTCTATGAAGCCATCGGGAACCTGCTCATTTTTATCGTGTTGTGGGCCAAGCGCAAATCCATCCGCTACGAAGGTCAAACCCTCGTTCATTACCTGATTCTGTACGGGGCCATGCGCTCGGTTGTGGAAATCTATCGGGGAGACTTTCGGGGAGACACGTATTTCGGCGTGCTTTCGGTTTCCCAGGTGATCGGGATCTGCATGATCATTCTGGGCGTATCGATCGAAGTGCTGCGGCGAAAAAAAACGAGGGACTTTTGAGGCAATTGCAAAAATTCTTCTGCGTCATTCCGGCGAAGGTCGAATATCAGGGGTCAGGAGTCAGGAGTCAGAAGGCAGGAGACAGGGGTCAGAAGGCAGGAGACAGGAGACAGAAGTCAGAAGTCAGAAGAGAAGAACCCTGCTTTTCCAGGCTCGCCCTGAGACTTTCATGCATCGGGGTGAAACCCCGATGCATGGGGGATTGTCGCGAAAATACGGCAGTGGGCAGTGAAGCCCGTCACCCCGGCGAAAGCCGGGGTGACGAATAATGGGGGTTTTGCAATTGGCTCGTTTGGCCGGGTTTTACACCCGGCTGCTGCGCGGACGATTCCGGCGAAAGCCTTGGGCCGTCACACGTCCTGCCACACCACGCGGGTTGCATCCACCACGGGGCCGTCCATGCAGGCATGAAGCATTTTCGATGGCTGGGAAGCGTCCGGCAGCGCGCATCCAAGGCACACCCCCATCCCGCAGGCCATCATGGTTTCCAGGGAAACCTGGCAAGGCACGCCATGACGCGCGGCAATCCCGGCAACGCAGGACAGCATTCCCTTCGGCCCGCAGGCCAGGATCAGATCCGGTTTTTTCTGCTGAACCCGCTCCTCGAGCGGTGTGGTCAACAAACACTGCGTCCCGTAACTGCCATCGTCCGTGGTCACAATCACCTCGACGCCGAGTTTGCGGAATTCCGCCTCGCACACCACTTCGTCTCTGGTCCTTCCCCCCAGAAACAAAACCAGCCCGACAGACTCCCGCCCCTTGGCCATCAGGTCTTCCACCACGAAGCGCATGGGTGCGACGCCCACTCCGCCGGCTGCCAGATAGACGAGAGATGCCGTCGCCGGGATCCCGAAACCGCTGCCAAGCGGCCCCATCAGGCTCAGGGCCTGGCCTTCCTGAACGAGGGTCAGCGCCTGCGTAAACGGGCCGACGACTTTGTAGAGGATTTCGAGGCCCCAATGCTCCGGGCTGGATTCGAAAATGCGGTGGATGGAAAAAGGCCGGCGCAGCAAGACCTTGCAGCGATCCGCCAGGTGCAGCGTGACAAACTGCCCGGGAACGGCAGAGCGGTATCGGGCGTCACAGCGCAGGGCCATCTTGTAATAGTTGGATTTGATTTCCAGGTTCCACAATACCGTTGCGGTCTCAAGCATCACGGGTTGGACCTCCGATGACGATGTTGGTGATTTCGCAAAACTTCCCTCCGGCGCCGGCCGTTATGCGGAAAATCAGCCTTTCAGAACGATGGCCGCCGCAAATCGTCCCGTCACCCGCTGCCTGCGATACGAAAAGAACATATCCGTCCGGCATCGGGTGCACAGCCCGCTGGTTTCGATATGCGCCGCAAGGAGCCCTTCCGCCTGCAACTGATTTTCGGTCATACGCCAGAAATCGAAATGGGTTTCATCCACCCGGTATTCCCAGAATGCTTCCGGGATCTCGGATCGGTAATGGACGAATTCGGCACAGCATGGCCCGAGCGACGGCGCAATGCCTGCCAGGATATCCTCGCCCCGGCATCCGAAGGTCTCCTTCATGATCCGGACGGTTTTCCCGGCAATGTCGCCGATGCTGCCCCGCCAGCCCGAATGGACGTTTGCGATGACCCGTTTCCCGGGATCGCAGAGCAGAATGGACTGACAGTCCGCAACCTGGATCATCAGGGCTGCGCCTGGGATATCCGTGATCAGCGCATCCGCCCGGATGGCGGTTTCATCCGGCAACTCCCCCTGCCCCCCGGAGATCACCCGCACATCGGTCCCATGCACCTGGGAGCAGAAAATCAGCGCCGCACCGTCAAGCGCTTTTCGGATCCGTCTTCGGTTTTCCGCCACGAAATGGGGTATATCGCCATTGTGCATGGCTACGTTGAGCCGATCGTAGGGCGGCTCGCTCACGCCGCCTTCCCGTGTAAATACGGCATGCCCGACTGCGGAAACTGCAGGCAGGGGATACCGTTTTGAATGGTTGTAATCATGGACATGGTTTCTCGATCGATAGGGATGATTCCACAAAAAGGCCGGGTGTCCCGCTTTCAGCAGGATCGTGCCGCATCTCAAATCTGCCTGCTCGCAGGCGGCTCCCTGCCCCGGATATGGGTTCCCGTTCAGGCGCCAAGCTGCCCGTTGACAAACCCTGCAAAGACGCTTACGTTCCCCCCAAGCGAGTCGACCCGAATTGGAATCGTTTATTTACCGCCGGCAATCGCGCAATTGCCGGCTTTCCGCGAAAGGAAAATATCATGGCAATCGAAACCAAAGAGCAGGTGCTGGAGCGGATCATGTCCAGGGAAAAACCGGTCTGCCCACACTGTCATCAGGAAATGTCCCTCTGGGAAGTTCCGCCTTTTACGTTCAGCGACGGCTTGGGATGGGGTGTACCCTATTTGTTCATCTGTTTCAACGATGAATGTTCGCTCTACATTTCCGGGTGGGACAACCTGAAGGAAAACTACAACCATCATGCGAGTTACCGCTGCATGAATTATCCCGGAACCGAACAGTTCGAGATGATGCCGGTTTTCAGCCCTGTCGGTGCAACGGGTCAGATCATCGACGATCAGGTGCTTCTGGAGCAGGAAGTCCTCAAGGAAAACACCAAGAAAGGGTTCTCCATTCTGGCCGATTGTTATGTGGCCAGGGACAGCCAGACGGTGATGGCCATCCTGCTCGATGCCGCACAGCCCTCGCGCGTTCGGCTCAAGGCGGCCGAGATGATCGGGGACATCGGCGAAATCGAAGCCATCGACCCATTGCGTTCCATCAATGTCGGCAACCAGCTCATTCAGAACAAGATGACAGACGCTGTACGGAAAATCCACGAGCGATTCTTCACCCGCGAATGCCCGTTCTGCGCCGAAATCATCAAGCAGCGCGCCCAGGTCTGCAAGCATTGCGGCCGTGAAGTCGCAGGCGTGTAGGGGCAGGAGGGGCGATTCACGAATCGCCCCTGCATCGTATTTATTTAGTGCCTGAACGGAAAACCCGTTTTGGATACAACCTGAACCGGAGGGCGGGCTGTTTTGCGATGCAGCGGGAACTTGTCTGAAGCCGCCGGAGATCGTTGGGCCGGGCGTTTTCCAGGAGAAAGCACGATATAAACCCCTCATTCATTGAGTTCGGCTTTTCTGGACGGATCCGGACCCGCCCGGCCCTTACGATATCGGGCGGCTGAGTTTTCACGCTGTATCGCAAAATTGCCTGCCCGCAGGCGGCGCGCTGCTCCGAATAGGGGTTTTCCGTTCAGGCACTATTTACAAGGGCGATTCATGAATCGCCCCAACGTCCCATCCACCTCCCAGGGCTTTGTACAGTGCCACCAGTTGCGTGGACACCGTACGAAAGCTCTGGTACAAGTTGTCCTCCGCCGTATACAACGCCCTTTGCGCCTGCAGAACGCTCAGGAAATCCGTCTGCCCGCCGCTGTACAACTGCAGAGACAAATCCAGAGATTTTCGGTTGGCGTCCACGCTTTTTCGCAGGGCATCCTGCCGGATGCCTTCCCTGGAAGCGGCAACCAAAGCGTTTTCCACTTCCTGCAACGCGGCCAGCACCGTCTGGCGATAGCCGATAACGGCCTGCTCCTGCTGCGCTTCCCGGACCGCGATGTTGGATCGG belongs to Desulfatirhabdium butyrativorans DSM 18734 and includes:
- the ileS gene encoding isoleucine--tRNA ligase, with the translated sequence MDEKKDYKKTLNLPVTGFPMKADLAKREPLRLKEWEDSQLYQRLRNVSAGRTKFILHDGPPYANGHIHIGTALNKILKDIIVRSRQMAGFDAIYVPGWDCHGLPIEHNVEKELGDEKAGLTQAEIRKRCRTYAETYIDIQREEFKRLGVMGEWDNPYLTMNYRYEAIIATECLKFALNDNLFRSKKPIHWCCQCHTALAEAEIEYADEPSPSIYVKFPLIDDPNIDALKGKSVSVIIWTTTPWTIPANLAISLHPDFRYACVAVSDREVFILAADLVETCMKAFGITNWKIVTEVSAASLENLRCKHPLYPRESLIILGTHVTLDAGTGCVHTAPGHGREDYEVGMKYGLDTLSPVDDEGKFTHEAEGFTGQFVFAANKAVIAKLQETGMLVASQTISHSYPHCWRCKKPVIFRATPQWFISMDKTGLREQSLKAIDTVQWIPSWGRERIYGMIQNRPDWCVSRQRTWGVPIAMFVCEDCDEAMMSQEISDHIFGLFEASGADVWFERPASELLPPGVTCKKCGGTRFRKETDILDVWFDSGVSHAAVLEDRPYLQWPADLYLEGSDQHRGWFHSALLTAVGTRKQAPYRAVLTHGFVVDADGKKMSKSLGNVIAPRQVIDRYGAEVLRLWVSASDYRDDIRISDGILGQLSDAYRRIRNTCRFILGNLFDFDPATHRVGWDKISGIDRYALLRLQGLIAKTRQAYEGYDFHIVHHALYQFCTVDLSAFYLDVLKDRLYTSLADSTERRTAQTVMFDILDAMVRLMAPILPFTADEIWGFMPAWPQKEASVHLALLPRPDETLKDSALEAEWDRLLEIRSAVLKALEDARVAKVIGHPLDAEVVIAASGDTHALLDQHQSELQTIFIVSKVTLKQAGQELDIRVTKAEGAKCARCWVYDPAVGTGGHLAELCPRCRKTVESLEASH
- the lspA gene encoding signal peptidase II; translated protein: MKHPIDRSSLKLLLGISLAVILADQITKALVLQALPHAGMSIPVIPGFFDIVHVRNPGGAFGLFAGQSQAMRAFFFLAISGIAAILMTVFYFQTPANFRWLRAALALVIGGAIGNIIDRIRFGEVVDFIDIYVKNLHWPAFNVADSAITIGMTLVVFHVLLNRLPE
- the pgeF gene encoding peptidoglycan editing factor PgeF; translation: MRCGTILLKAGHPAFLWNHPYRSRNHVHDYNHSKRYPLPAVSAVGHAVFTREGGVSEPPYDRLNVAMHNGDIPHFVAENRRRIRKALDGAALIFCSQVHGTDVRVISGGQGELPDETAIRADALITDIPGAALMIQVADCQSILLCDPGKRVIANVHSGWRGSIGDIAGKTVRIMKETFGCRGEDILAGIAPSLGPCCAEFVHYRSEIPEAFWEYRVDETHFDFWRMTENQLQAEGLLAAHIETSGLCTRCRTDMFFSYRRQRVTGRFAAAIVLKG
- a CDS encoding dihydroorotate dehydrogenase electron transfer subunit, which produces MLETATVLWNLEIKSNYYKMALRCDARYRSAVPGQFVTLHLADRCKVLLRRPFSIHRIFESSPEHWGLEILYKVVGPFTQALTLVQEGQALSLMGPLGSGFGIPATASLVYLAAGGVGVAPMRFVVEDLMAKGRESVGLVLFLGGRTRDEVVCEAEFRKLGVEVIVTTDDGSYGTQCLLTTPLEERVQQKKPDLILACGPKGMLSCVAGIAARHGVPCQVSLETMMACGMGVCLGCALPDASQPSKMLHACMDGPVVDATRVVWQDV
- the lgt gene encoding prolipoprotein diacylglyceryl transferase; amino-acid sequence: MHPILFHYGPITLYTYGLMLAIAFIAGISIAKKEGVRLGIDPNRILDLSFYILVSAVVGSRLLFILTDLDHFIANPLDMFRIWNGGLVFYGGFIGAGLTAYLYMRHAALPFWTTADALAPAVVLGQAIGRIGCFNAGCCYGKSCTLPWAVTFSDPNSLARLNVPLHPTQLYEAIGNLLIFIVLWAKRKSIRYEGQTLVHYLILYGAMRSVVEIYRGDFRGDTYFGVLSVSQVIGICMIILGVSIEVLRRKKTRDF